The following proteins are co-located in the Mus caroli chromosome 7, CAROLI_EIJ_v1.1, whole genome shotgun sequence genome:
- the Ric3 gene encoding protein RIC-3 isoform X3 yields MEKLINRVGPNGESRAQAVTSDQEKRLLHQLREITRVMKEGKFIDTSPEKEAEEAPYMEDWEGYPEETYPIYDLSDGIKRRQETILVDYPDLKEPSAEEIAEQMGEVEEEGSERLSWDHLPTDPGAQKDNSVAPCDPKPESCSCCVHEEEDPAVLAENAGFSADGYSEQEEATKENLPQDFTYEVLGVSTDNAHMAGMLRKRNPQGFE; encoded by the exons TAGAGCACAGGCTGTGACTTCTGACCAGGAGAAACGATTACTGCATCAGCTCCGAGAAATCACCAGGGTCATGAAAGAAGGCAAGTTCATCGACACATCTccagagaaggaagctgaggaagccCCGTACATGGAGGACTGGGAAG GTTACCCAGAAGAGACTTATCCAATATATGACCTTTCGGATGGTATCAAGCGTAGGCAAGAAACAATCCTGGTGGATTACCCTGACCTAAAAGAGCCCTCTGCTGAAGAAATTGCGGAACAAATGGGAGAGGTAGAAGAGGAAGGATCAGAGCGTTTGAGCTGGGATCATTTGCCCACTGACCCTGGAGCCCAGAAAGATAATTCTGTTGCCCCGTGTGATCCCAAACCAGAATCGTGCTCCTGCTGTGTTCATGAAGAGGAGGATCCTGCTGTCTTGGCAGAGAATGCTGGTTTCAGTGCAGATGGCTACAGTGAGCAAGAGGAAGCCACCAAGGAAAACTTGCCCCAGGACTTTACATATGAAGTGCTGGGAGTGAGCACTGATAATGCACACATGGCTGGCATGTTGAGGAAGCGCAACCCCCAGGGTTTTGAGTGA